GGGGTATAGGAAAATGAAAACCTGGTTTTTGGAATATCCGGTATGGCGGAGCCGGGTTCGCCGGACTGGGCATGGGCGGAAGCAGCCACTGCCATGACGGTGAGGATCGTCGATACTCCCAATAGCACAAAAATCGGGCAAGGGCAGCGCATTTATTCCTCCTGAGGCTTCGTTGGGAAGTGCTCACCGAATGGTCCCGGTAAGGCGATTGGCCTATTACATTGCATGAAAAGCCCATGTTGTCACCTGATTTATGGGCTCTGTTGCGTCCCACATCGTACACCCATATTTTTTTAGTGACAGGCAGATCTGTCTGCAAGCCGGGATCGGTACGCTGCGATATCTTCATCAGTTAAAATCGTTAAAGTGCGCTCTTTTGCAAAAACCGCAATCTCTGGCAAGGGGGCCATTGTACCGTCTTCATTGGTCAGCTCGCATAAAACGCCGACCGGGTTCAATCCGGCAAGGCGCATCAGATCGACCGTTCCTTCCGTATGACCCCGCCTTCCAGGCACAGCGTCAGTACGGGCGCGAAGAGGAAGCACGTGACCGGGCCTGTTCAAATCCTCGGGCATGCAGTCCGCTGCAATTTTGACGGTTTTAAATCAGTCTTGAAGCCGGTGCGCAAGGATCCCGCCGATCATGGCAAGACACTCCATGTCCAGATAACCGGCCGCGTTTTTGCACAGCAGCACGGTGCACTGGGCCGGGAAGTCCTCGTCGGCATCGTGAAAAATGAGAACAACCGGCACGCGGGGCAGGGCCTGGAATTCATAGGCCAGTTGGCAGGATACATCCGTATCGAACGGCCGGCCGCCCAATGCCAGGCATGCGGCCTCAAGCCTGTCCAGACGGCCTGAAAAGGCCCTGGCGATGGGGATTTCGACCGTGTTTTTAAAACCGCCCACATACAGTGCGGCATCCTTGAAGTCCTTGTAGGTAACCAGGGTGTGATCCGTTTGGGGCGTATCCGGACAGAGCAGCAGGTATTTGCATGCCAGTACACTGGCCGAATGGCTGGGGGGCGCTTTTTTTTCATCGAAGATTCCGTCCGGGGTGACGGTGATGCTTTGATTGAACAGGGGAACCGTGAAACCGTTTTGGGTTTTCGCGATTCCCAATGTGCAGCTTAACCGGTCGCCATTGTCCAGGGCCGCAACCTGTTGCAAATAATCCGCGATGATTTGATCGAAAACCGGTGCGCGTTCTGTCATTTTTCCCTCCGTTAATTAGGCTCTAATCCCATGGCGTAAGGCCAACTTCTCAAACATCCGCGTAATGCCTGCACCCAGGGCATACAGGCCGTCGATGCCCAGATTCTCCTCGGCGGTGGCGTCGAAAAACAGATTCAAATTGGATTCCATACCGTCCTCCGCATGCCAGTAACAGACAAGCAGCGGGATCAGGGGCAGGGGATAGAGCACCAGGGCCACATCCGATTGAAACTGGTTCTCGGCGGGCTGGCCGTTGAACAGGTCCACCAGATCGCTGAAAAGCTCGGGATAGGCATCGGCCACCTTTTTCATGGGCTTTTCGCAGCGCTGGCCGAACAACCGATACCAGTCCCCGCCGCTGGGCAGTTCGCGCAGCGGTGTCCATTTGCCCATGACAGGCACGCCCTTGCAGTAAAGGATATAATTCAGGACCGGGGCCGTTACCCAGGGGTTGGCATGGATATCCGTATATACCGTTCCGGCGGTATCCACCCCGAAGTCCTTGCCCATTACCTTCAGGACCAGTTTTTTACCGTCATATACCGCGCCGATGCGTCCGGCAGCATCGCTGAAATCAACCTGGCTGAGCCGGGCCTTTAATTCAGCAAGCTGATTTTCGGTTTCCTGCGCATTGTTGGCTTGCTTTTGAGGCTGGCTTTCATATTGGCTGGCAATTTCCTGGCCAAGCTGGGGGCAGTCGGCCAGCGGCCGCCGGCCACCGAACACGGCGGCGGCAAAGGCCAGGCAAGTTTTTTCGTTGCATTTCCGGCAATTGGATTTTTCAAGCAGTTTGAATACATCCATGAGCGTCTTGAATTGGGGCATGGAGGACCTCCTTCCGTTGGTTTGATCGATGCCGGCGAGCATACAAAAAAAAGAGGAGTGTGAAATCCCCCATTTGGGCGACAAGCGACCTTTTTTGGTGGATTTTGGTAGCGACGATTGATGAAATCGTAATAAGCTTTTCAGGCCACCGAGGGCCAGACCACCGAAAGAAAGGGTTGGATTCGTAGCGACTGTATTCATTGTCAACACCAATCCAGCTAGAAGTCTGGATTATAAGTTTGATTGTTCTTTAACATACTGTTTAGCGTGATCAGAAGCTTTCGCATACAGGCGGTCAAGGCCACACTATGCTTTTTTCCATTGGCCAGCAGTCTGGTATAAAAGCGATTTAGCTTTTCATTCCATCTGGTTGCAGCTGACAATGTCGGCATGTGTAATGCTTTGCGCACAATAGCTCGACCACCGGTTATGGTACGCTTCCCTCTCATCAATCCGCTATCGCGGTTCATGGGGGCAACACCGACTAAAGCGGCTATCTCTCGACGGTTTAACTTCCCAAGTTCTGGAAGAGCAAACAACAGTGTATATGCGGTTGTTTTTCCGATGCCTGGAACCGACGTAATCAGGTCAACCTTCTGGCGCCAAGTCGGATTGTTTTTGATTTCATGGTTCATTTGCTCATCAATGCTTTTAATCTGAGCATCCAACGTGGCGATGACGGCTTTAATCCCATTGATTACCGGATCGGAAAAAACGCGTGCCAGGCGGTTTTTTTCAGCAGTACGCATGGCAATGAGTTGTTGTCGCCTGGAGATGAGTTCTTTGAGTTTAAGTTGGTTGAAGGTTAACTGATCCCGAACTTCAGGCCGAACGTCTTGAGCAAACCGTGCGATGACATACGCATCGATCGCATCAGTTTTGGCAAGTTGTCCAATGGCCCGCGCATAGTCTCTGACTTGACGTGGATTGACAACGGCCAATGGGAGTTTGGCATCCGCAACTGAAAGAGCCACACTAATTTCATACCCCCCGCTGGCTTCCATTACGATTAAACGGGGTGTGTGCTTTTTCAGCATCTTGATTAATGCTTTGATTTTTTTCAGTAAAATCCGGTTAAGGAATTGCATAAAAATAATTTAAAATCAGCAGGTTAAACGATATTTTTGCTTGACATTGGGTCGTCAATATGGGCGGCGTTTTGTATGCCCTATTATATCAAGAGGTTATACATGCCACGCACATTCGACCCTTTCCAAAAGCTCAATGCCCTGGAGTTTTTCTCTTTTTTTCAACCAGCGACTGAGGCAACATCACGGATGCCAGCTCTTGATTCCAAAGGAAACCGACCATTGCAGATGACTTTTGAGGAACATCTGCGCGCGCTGGTTTACTTTCATCTTGAAGAACACCATTCTGCTCAACACCTGCTGCAAGTGCTTGAAGAAGATGATTTTGCCAAAAGTGCCATCGCACCAGAAAACGGAATCAAAAAGAGCAGCTTCTCAGAGGCCACCAACAGCCGGGGACTTGAACAGTTCATGTATGTCTATCAGAACTTACAAGCTCAGGCATCTTCGATTTTACCCAAGCAACATCCCGAACTCGGTGATCTGGTGGGGATCGACGGTTCCCTCATCGATGCAACCTTATCCATGCATTGGGCCGACTACCGTAAAAAATCCAAGAAGGCGAAGGTCCACGTCGGTTTTGATCTGAACCGGGCGATTCCAAGAAAGCTTTATCTTACCGATGGTAACGGGGCTGAAAGACCTTTCGTCAGCTTGATCCTGTCTGACGGTCAAACCGGTGTGATGGACCGGGGTTATCAAAGCCATCAACGCTTTGACCAATGGCAGAATGAT
This window of the uncultured Desulfosarcina sp. genome carries:
- a CDS encoding 3,4-dihydroxy-2-butanone-4-phosphate synthase — protein: MAADCMPEDLNRPGHVLPLRARTDAVPGRRGHTEGTVDLMRLAGLNPVGVLCELTNEDGTMAPLPEIAVFAKERTLTILTDEDIAAYRSRLADRSACH
- a CDS encoding DUF3786 domain-containing protein — its product is MTERAPVFDQIIADYLQQVAALDNGDRLSCTLGIAKTQNGFTVPLFNQSITVTPDGIFDEKKAPPSHSASVLACKYLLLCPDTPQTDHTLVTYKDFKDAALYVGGFKNTVEIPIARAFSGRLDRLEAACLALGGRPFDTDVSCQLAYEFQALPRVPVVLIFHDADEDFPAQCTVLLCKNAAGYLDMECLAMIGGILAHRLQD
- a CDS encoding DUF3786 domain-containing protein translates to MPQFKTLMDVFKLLEKSNCRKCNEKTCLAFAAAVFGGRRPLADCPQLGQEIASQYESQPQKQANNAQETENQLAELKARLSQVDFSDAAGRIGAVYDGKKLVLKVMGKDFGVDTAGTVYTDIHANPWVTAPVLNYILYCKGVPVMGKWTPLRELPSGGDWYRLFGQRCEKPMKKVADAYPELFSDLVDLFNGQPAENQFQSDVALVLYPLPLIPLLVCYWHAEDGMESNLNLFFDATAEENLGIDGLYALGAGITRMFEKLALRHGIRA
- a CDS encoding IS110 family transposase, which produces MQFLNRILLKKIKALIKMLKKHTPRLIVMEASGGYEISVALSVADAKLPLAVVNPRQVRDYARAIGQLAKTDAIDAYVIARFAQDVRPEVRDQLTFNQLKLKELISRRQQLIAMRTAEKNRLARVFSDPVINGIKAVIATLDAQIKSIDEQMNHEIKNNPTWRQKVDLITSVPGIGKTTAYTLLFALPELGKLNRREIAALVGVAPMNRDSGLMRGKRTITGGRAIVRKALHMPTLSAATRWNEKLNRFYTRLLANGKKHSVALTACMRKLLITLNSMLKNNQTYNPDF